The DNA sequence TGATTGGTTTTATAAATTGGCAGCAATGGTTAAGTTTGAACAGCAAGGACAAGCGACAAAGAGTGCATGTAACAATCCTGACAGCCATGATTTATAGCTTATGGAgcaatagaaacaattgcatATTCAACTACTTCTCAAACACAGCTGTAAAGATCACGAAGgacataaaaaatatagtatatCTTAGACTTCAAATAGCAAAGAAAGGTAGTCTAAAAGACTATGAAAAAAGATACATAGAGAGATTGTATATGTAAAGTAGTTTTTTTCCCTTGATTTGGGCTGTTTTGATGTAATTTGTTTGTAATTAATGAAGTTTGTttctttttgataaaaaaacaacatataatatttttatagtttttaactaataatattatacgtataaatataatgtgaaaaataaatgttaaaaatatcaaaccgaAAGAAATCTTTAagaaatttttctcaaaaaaaaaaaaaaaaaaagaaatcttTAAGAAATAAAAGAACAAAGTTATTTTTCACGTCTTATCTAACGACCAAAGTTATCGAAATCATGATGTGGCAAAATTGTTAGATATTTCGCCGTGAACTGTCTGTTGTGCCGTACATGTCAGACAATTTTAACGCTTCTTATTTTTCTATTGCTGAAATGGTTTAGGgatcattaaataaataaacaaccaaaaagtaattatttttttttcctgtttCTGAAGAGTTGATATTTCAAACGTGTCGTTTAATAACCTTTTCCCtggaagttaaaaaaaaaagataaactaGACATATATACATGGGCTATGCTAAGTCTCCATTAAActctttattataaattttcattattGTTGATTTAAAACCACTACCAGACAAAACTAAAATCATTTCATACAGACCCAGATTCTGCTTAAATAGTGGTCTGAGTCTCTCTACTCTCCTCTCCACTCCATTTTCATCTTCCtcttctatctctctctctcttactaTTTTAATAAACCCAAAAAAGTTTCTCCATGTGGACATTCACGGCGAGCTGGTTGACACCCAGCTCACTCTTCCTCTTCCTCAACCTCATGATTGGAACCTTATTTCTCATGTCTCGTTTTGGGACCCGGAAAACTCCTACCCACGACCAACTCCGACCACACGGCTCGCCCCAACTTGTTCGATCAGGCTCACTATTGGAACGTGTCAAATCCTTCAACCTCTCCCTCTACAAATTCGAGTCATCGCCTGCCGTCGAAACCGTGTATCACCACCATCCTACAGACCCAGATAATTACCCGACCCACCCGACTCAACTGGGCCGCTCTCCTTCGTTTTTGGAGCGCTTGAGATCCGTCGATTTGTCTTACGTCTACAAATTCGACCATCAACAAACCCAccctgaacccgaacctgaaacAGTTCGGCATGAAGAGAAAACTCCGGTGCAGAATCACATGGAGCAGGATCATTACCCGGTTCGGTTTCAGAACCCGATCCAGCCGCCTCAACTTGTCCGTACTCCTTCGTTTTTAGAGCGTCTGAGATCTATCGACTTATCTTACGCCTACAGATTCGACCATCAACAAACCAATCCGGCACCGGAATCAAAGACTGCTCGGGATCCGAACCCGCTCGAGGACCACTCTCACGAACCCGCTCACGTGACGAGAAGCAAGTCGGAGTCGGAGTCTCACGGCGCCCACGCCGAGAAGAAGAGCCAGACAGAAATGATGACGAAATCGGCCAGCGAAAAAATGGGGCAAGGTGTCAGAAACAGTTCTAATAAAGACAAAAAAGACAACgacgaagaagaagaggaggaggTCGTCGAGGCAGTTGAGCGGCGGAGGCCGGCGACAACGAGGGTGGAGAGAAGGAGTTGTAATAATGGTGGCGAAACGACGTCGGTTAATGAATTTGATGACGGAGTTGACGCTAAGGCTGACGACTTTATCAATAGATTTAAACAGCAACTGAAGTTGCAGAGACTCGAATCGTTTAAACGGTTCAGTGAAATGTTATCAGGGAAGTAGCTAGTTTACAATGGAGAATCTATCATTTAAAGCtttttgcattttttattttctttttattacttttttatcCAGTTATAAGCTGTTAAATCTATAGAATGGGTTATATGGGTAATTTGGTAATTTTCCCTAGTCGATGAGGTTGACTTGACTGTGTTGAATACTGCTATGGGTTAATTCATGGTGACTGATGAGTAGTGATAAAAGCATAGTGGAGTATAGGGAAGAAAGGAGGATCGAATATCGAGGTGAGGATTTGTGTTGGGTCAGATACCGAAGAAGAGGATGAAAAAGTGTAACAGCTACACTGTGAAATGACCGTTATGGTGTTAACGgcttttgttaaataatattgaACTCCATTCTGTCCTTTTCTTTGTTAAAACTCGTTGTTTGCTGTGATTGTATTGTAACCTTAtggtttaatttttgaaattttatctTTATAATGATTTTAGAATGTAATCACCTCCACACCCTGAGTAAATATTAGAGTTGGATTAATAGATCTTGTACCATGCagattttattttacgaaaataatttaaaataagaatatttctgtatatatatatatatacacaattcATATTCCTAATACTATTTCCAAAATAAATCAAAACTTATAACACCATATAAGTATATTATGATTTAGCACTATCTATATAGTTTTGTAGTTTGGATCATTCATCTAATTGTAAAAACTAAAATGGTCCAATCAacccaatatatataaattaattaagatttttgtccTAAAATCTTTATGTACTCCCAGCttctattaataaaattagacaaaaattattaagtccaataattttaaaagttaagtCACTAacgctagtttttttttttttaaaatgaaattatcaatttattaattgcaaTCATATAAGATTACATTTTGGAACTCAGAAGAAACATCATAACTTCTGATGACACGACCAGCAACAGAATAGGAAGCTTTAGCCAAGAAATGAGCAACACTATTCGCAGACCGTTTAACAAAAAGAACCGAAACACCACTTAACTCTTCTAACAGAGTTTTACAATCAGAAATAACACTCCCAAAATAAGAAACCATTTCAAGAGGGCTCTGAATTGCTTGCACAACAATGAGACTATCAGTTTCAACAATTACACTTTGCCAAAGTTTCTTTTTATCCAACTTAACGCCTCTCTAACTCCCATCACCTCAGCCATTTCTGGTGCATCTAAACTAGGCCGGCAACAAGAAATAGCCTCCACCAAAGTCCCTGTCGAGTCACGGGCCACACAGACAAAGCTATGCACATTAGGAGTTGCAAAGAGGGCTGCATCAACATTAACTTTCAAAAAACCTGTTGCTGGTTTGTGCCAAATTTCAGCAGCATCTGCATCAGTCAGAAAAGCAGCCCGAGGAACAAGTTGTTTATCTTGTGCCTTCTCCCATTGCTCCAGACAATATTGAGCTAAAATTGAAACCCCTGCCACCATAGGAACTTTGTTATTCCAAACTACATCATTCCTTATCCCTCAACAAAGCCCAACATGTCATAACCAACACTTTCTTCTGCTCCCCATCTAATTTTTGCAGCATGCTGTCTAGCCATCCAGGAAATGTAACCACCTGCATATCGATAGTATCAATGCCGGTCTGCAACCAACACAGTTTGGCAAACTGACAATCAACTAAATAATGGAAAGAAGTCTCTTGGTCTAATTTGCACAATGGGCAGCAATCACTCACATTAACATGTTTCGTCCTTAATTGTGTTGTAGTAGGCACACAGTTGGTTGATGCACGCCATATAAAATCCTTAACTTTCGGGGGTACCCAAATTTTCCACAGTTTGTTCCAGAAACCAGAAGAGAGAGCCTGCAATTCACCCTTTCGATCTTGTTGCAGAAACCTGTAGGAGCTTTTAACAGAATGAAAACCCGAGTTTTCCATCCTCTAAAACCACGCATCACTTTGTCTACTTGGGTTTAATGGGATACTAAGAATAATTGCAGCATCTCGAGCACTCATCACATCATTTATCAACTCAACATCCCATTCATAATGTCTAGTCACCATTAATGCTTGAACTCTTTGATCAACAAGAGCAGGATGTGTGGAAATTATTCTCGGATTATCCTCATCAGGCAGCCACGGATCATCTAAGATTCTAGTCTTTGCTCCATTTCCAATTCGAACCCTTGCCCATGCCTTTACTAGATCTTTAGCCTCAAAGATGCTACGCCATACGAAACTCGGATTATGACCCAATTCAGCAGATAAGAAATCACCTCTGGAGTAGTATCGTGCTTTGAATAACCGAGCCACAAGGGAATCAGGCCGAGAAAGAAGCCTCCAACCTTGTTTACTAAGTAGACTTACTTTGAAATCTCGCAGGTTTCTAAACTCCATGCCTCCTTTCAATTTATGTAAAGTCAGACGGTCCCATCTCTTCCAATGAATTCCTTTGCTATCCTTAGATGAAGATTTCCACCAAAAGTTGCACATCATCTGTTCCATTTCATTACAAATTTTCTTAGTTAGCAAGAAAACATTCATTGCATAACTAGGGAGAGATTGAGCAACAGTTTTAATAAGGAGTTCCTTACCCGCTTTGGATAAGAAACGACCCTCCCATCCTtgaatcttcttccttaa is a window from the Cannabis sativa cultivar Pink pepper isolate KNU-18-1 chromosome 1, ASM2916894v1, whole genome shotgun sequence genome containing:
- the LOC133039853 gene encoding uncharacterized protein LOC133039853, producing MRCISSVSYNIIASGQDFDPIIPSRGLRQGDHLSPYLFILCAEGLSLLIKDYERLGKVRGCKVARGAPIISHMFFADDTYVFCKANEEAACNVMELLSYFQQASRQQVNVLKSSIFFISNTRAEDRTRVCSRMGISEAGDNSTYLGLPNIVGRNKTTLLGFLKERLRKKIQGWEGRFLSKAGKELLIKTVAQSLPSYAMNVFLLTKKICNEMEQMMCNFWWKSSSKDSKGIHWKRWDRLTLHKLKGGMEFRNLRDFKVSLLSKQGWRLLSRPDSLVARLFKARYYSRGDFLSAELGHNPSFVWRSIFEAKDLVKAWARVRIGNGAKTRILDDPWLPDEDNPRIISTHPALVDQRVQALMVTRHYEWDVELINDVMSARDAAIILSIPLNPSRQSDAWF
- the LOC115703585 gene encoding pathogen-associated molecular patterns-induced protein A70, coding for MWTFTASWLTPSSLFLFLNLMIGTLFLMSRFGTRKTPTHDQLRPHGSPQLVRSGSLLERVKSFNLSLYKFESSPAVETVYHHHPTDPDNYPTHPTQLGRSPSFLERLRSVDLSYVYKFDHQQTHPEPEPETVRHEEKTPVQNHMEQDHYPVRFQNPIQPPQLVRTPSFLERLRSIDLSYAYRFDHQQTNPAPESKTARDPNPLEDHSHEPAHVTRSKSESESHGAHAEKKSQTEMMTKSASEKMGQGVRNSSNKDKKDNDEEEEEEVVEAVERRRPATTRVERRSCNNGGETTSVNEFDDGVDAKADDFINRFKQQLKLQRLESFKRFSEMLSGK